In Aquificaceae bacterium, the genomic window AAAAAAGCATGCAGGAGAGCCGATAGATTTGCTCTTTCTGGACCCTCCAAGGTCTGGACTTTCGGAGGGTGAAGCAAAACTCATCTTAAAAAACAAACCTAAGGAGGTGGTTTACGTCTCCTGCGAACCTACCACTTTAGCAAGAGACCTAAAGGTCTTGGTAAAGGGTGGTTATAACCTGATTAGTGTAAGGATGGTAGACAACTTTCCCAATACTTATCATATAGAGGCTATAGCTTACCTAAGACTGGAATGACAGGTTTGTTTTTATGGAAGAACCCATACTAAGAGTGCATGAAACCAAGCTACGACTTTCCAAAGCTCTCTGAACTTGCTATGCGGTATCTATAAGTATTAAACTAAGACCCTTCCTAAGGAATACAAAAAAAGGAGGAAAACTTATGTATGTTGTCAAGAGAAGCGGAAGAAAGGAGTCTTTGGACATTTCCAAAATACGCATAGTTATTGAATTTGCTTGCAGGGGAATAGATGTTGACCCTATGGAGCTTGAGCTGGATGCCAAGATACAGTTCAGAAATGGAATAAGCACAAAGGAAATACAACAGCTCCTTATAAGGACTGCAGCGGAGAAGGTTTCACCTCAAGCACCCCAATGGCAGTATGTGGCAGCGAGGCTACTTCTTTATGACCTTTACAAGGAGGTAGGACACATCAGAGGCTACAAGGTAAAGGACAAGATAAACGGTAAATACAAACCCTATAACCCAGATAGCTTTTACAGGCTTGTCAAGACCTATGCGGAGAGGGGTATATACGGGGATTATCTCCTAAGGGAATACACGGAAGAAGACTTTAATACCCTTGCAAGGTATATAGACCCTGATAGAGACCTGCTTTTTAACTACACGGGCATAAAGGTGCTCGCAGACAGGTATTTGGTAAGGGACGAAGAGGGAAACATAGTGGAGCTTCCTCAGGAAATGTATATGCTTGTGGCTATGACCTTGGCTATACCGGAGAAGAAGGAGGAAAGGCTAAAGTATGCAAAGCTCTTTTATGACCTTATGAGTAAGCATGAGATATCCTTGGCAACTCCTACCCTTATGAACGCACGCAGGACTCATACACAGCTTAGCTCCTGCTTTGTGTTAACGGTGGATGACGACCTTTATGATATCTTTGATAACGTGCAAAAGGCTGGGCAGATATCCAAGTTTGCAGGCGGTCTTGGTATATACTTGGGCAAAATAAGGGCAACGGGTGCTCCTATTAGAAAGTTCAAAGGTGCAAGCTCTGGAGTGCTTCCTGTGGTGAAGATTCTAAACGATGTGATGATATATGTGGACCAGCTTGGTATGAGAAAGGGTTCTGCTTCCATAACCCTTGATATATGGCATAAGGATGTTTTGGATTTTCTTGAGGTAAAGACCAACGTGGGAGATGAGAGGAAAAAGGCTCACGATATACATCCGGCTATAGCCATACCAGACCTCTTTATGAAAAGGCTTAAAAACAGACAAAAGTGGACTTTGCTTGACCCCTATTACTGCAAGAAGGTCAAGGATGGTAAAAACCTTGAAGATTTCTATGGAGAGGAGTTTGAAAGGCTTTATGAAAAATTGGAAAGGGAACTGCCAGCTCATGCAAAGAAGGAAGTGGATGCCTTTGAACTTTGGAAAAGGCTTTTGACGGTGATTTTTGAAACCGGTGAGCCATACATATTCTTTAGGGATACCGCAAATAGGCTAAACCCCAACAAGCATTGTGGTATGGTATACAGCTCTAACCTGTGCCATGAGATAGTGCAAAACATGTCTACAACTATCCACATAGAGGATACGCTTACAGAGGATGGAATTATAGTTCACAAGAAGAAGGCTGGAGATGTGGTAGTTTGTAATCTTGGGTCTGTTAACCTTGGCAAGGTCTACACAAAGGAGGACATGGAAAGGGTTGTGCCACTGCTTGTGAGGATGTTAGATAATGTGATAAGTATGAACTTCTACGCCATAAAAGAGGCGGAATGGACAAACAAAAGATACAGGTCAATAGGTATAGGGGTAAGCAACTACCATTACTGTCTTGTAAAGCATGGCATACAGTGGGAGTCAGAGGAGCACCTTGAGTTTGCAGATGCCCTGTTTGAAAGGTTGGCTTACTATGCTATAAAGGGTTCAATGCAGTTGGCAAGGGAAAGGGGAAGGTATGAGCTTTTTGAAGGTTCAGACTGGAGCAAGGGTATATTCTTTGGTAGGAGCGCAGAGGAAAATACAAGGATTTCTAAAAATGGCTTTGACTGGGTAGCTCTCGCACAGGAGGTGAAAACCTATGGTATGAGAAATGCTTACCTTATTGCGGTGATGCCCACAGGCTCTACATCCCTTATACTGGGTGCAACACCATCGGTAGACCCCATATTCGCCAAGTATTACAAGGAAGAGAACATGTCTGGAATACTTCCTCAAGTGCCACCAGAGATAGATAAATACTTCTGGCACTACAAAAGTGCTTACAACATAGACCAGGAGTGGGTCATAAGGGCTGCTGCGGTTAGACAAAAATGGATAGACCAAGCGCAGTCCCTTAATCTCTACATAGACCCAGAGAACATAGATGGTCCAAGACTATCAAGGCTTTATGAACTTGCTTGGGAGTTAGGTCTAAAAACCATATACTATACGAGAAGCAAGTCCATTACCGATATAGAAGAGTGTGAAAGCTGTTCCACCTAAGGAGGTAAAACATGGAGAGGACAATAATTTTTAACCCAGAAGGAGACAGAGAGCCATCAAAGAGGAGAATAGTTTTCGGAAATCCTACCAACATAATGGAACTAAACAGCGTCAAGTATCAGTGGGCTTTTGACCTTTATAAGACTATGGGCTTTACCAACTTCTGGATACCAGAAGAGATTCCTATGCACGAAGATAGGAAGCAGTATGAAAAAGAGCTCTCTGAGTATGAAAGGAGAGCCTACGAAATGGTATTGTCCTTTCTGATAGCTCTTGATTCGTATCAGGTAAACATGCTAAAGGAGTTTGCACGCTATATTACCGCACCGGAGCTTGTTATGGCTCTTACTTCTCAAGAGTTTCAAGAGGCACTGCACAGCTATTCATACCAGTTTATCCTTGAAAGCGTCGTGGACCCGAGGGTTGCGGACGAGATATACAACTACTGGAGGCAGGACAAGGTTCTTATGGAGAGAAATCGGGTAATCGCAGAGCTATATAACGAGTTTATAAGAAAGCCCACTGAGGAAAACTTTATAAAGGCGCTCTTTGGCAACTATGTGCTTGAGAGCCTATACTTCTACTCTGGCTTTGCCTTTTTCTATACCCTTGGAAGACAGGGAAAGGTAAGAAACACCGTTCAGCAGATAAAGTATATAAACAGAGACGAGCTAACCCATGTGACCCTCTTTAGGAACATAATCTTAACCCTCAAAGAAGAACAGCCTGAGCTTTTCACTCCAGAGATTGAAAAGTGGGTCTATGAGTTTTTCAAGTTTGCCACAGAGAAGGAAATAGAGTGGGGTAAGTATGTCACACAAAACCAGATACTGGGTCTTAATGACTATCTTATAGACAGGTATATAAAGTATCTCTCTAACCTTAGGCTTACTCAACTTGGCTACAAGCCCCTGTATCCTGAAGTTACAGAAAACCCTATGAAATGGATAGACCAGTTTAGGACTATAAATGACACAAAGACGGACTTTTTCCAAGCAAAACCTCAGACTTATGCCAAAAGGAGTGAATTAAAATGGTAAAAGGCAAGCAAAGGGAGTAAGGTTGTTTTCAAGCCTGCTTGCGTATTCTTGAAGTTTGACCTTGCTTGCGGGATGTATAAGGTTAGGGTTTAATTCAAGAAGTGGAAAAAGGAAGAAGTCTCTTTCTGTAAGGTAAGGATGTGGAATACGGAGAAAGCTAAGCATCAAAATATGGTTTTCATAGAGTAATATATCAAGGTCTATCTCTCTTGGTCCCCACCTTTCTCTTGGTTTCCTACCAGCCTGTCTTTCTATGTTTTTCAAAATCTCAAGAAGTCTTATAGGGTTAAGCTCTGTTTCAAACTCAAGGACGCCATTTATAAAAACTGGCTGGTCTGTCTTGCCCCATGGCTGGCTAAGGTATAGTGTGGAGACCTTTTTTATTGAGCCATAACCCTTTAGAAGCTCCAAGGCTTTTATTATGTAATTGAGCCTGTCCCCTACGTTGCTCCCAAAGGCTATATAGCACAGTGGCATACAAAAAAGTTAATACATACCACCATTTACATGCAGGACTTCACCGGTAATATAGCTGGCATAGTCTGAACACAGAAATAGCACCGCGCCCGCCACATCCTCTGGTTTTCCAAACCTACCAAGTGGTATGTTCTTTAGATAGGCTTGCTTTAGCTCATCGCTTAACACTGAAGTCATATCCGTTTCTATAAAGCCCGGTGCTACCGCATTGACAGTTATGTTCCTGCTTGCCAGCTCCTTGGCAAGGCTTTTGGTAAACCCAATGAGTGCGGATTTTGTAGAGGAGTAGTTTACCTGCCCTATGTTGCCGGTAAAGCCTACCACAGAGGATATGTTTACTATCCTACCCCATCTTTTCTTAAGCATACCCTTTACCGCAAGGGAGGTTATGAGAAAAGTTCCCGTAAGGTTTACTCTAAGGACTTCTTCCCAGTCTTCAAGGGACATTCTCAAAAAGAGCTTATCCTTTGTTATGCCTGCGTTGTTTACAAGTATGTCTACTCCACCAAAAAGGGACTCTATCCTTTCGTAGGCAGAGGTTATGGAGTCCTTTTCGGACATATCCATGGCAACACCAAGGGTTTCTACACCGTAAGTTTGTGCTATTTCCTTTGCTACCTCTTCCGCTCTACCTTGGTCTCTCCCTGTTATTATTACCCTTGCACCTGCCTTTGCAAGATACTGGGCTATGGCTTTTCCTATTCCACGAGTAGAGCCTGTTATAAGGGCGGTCTTACCTGATAGGTCAATCTGAAACATGTTAAGATTTTAGCACAGGCTGTTAAGAGTCCGCAATCTACATAAAAAATGTGTTATCAAAAGGGATTTTCCACTTATATTAAACTGTTATGAACATAAGAATAGGACTTGGCTTTGACTCACATGCTTTTGAAGAAGGCAAACCATTAAAGCTCGGTGGTGTAGTTATTGATTTCCCTCTTGGACTAAAGGGACATTCAGACGCAGATGTTTTGCTCCACGCTATAACTGACGCCATACTTGGTGCATTGGGTGAACCCGACATAGGGCAGATATTCCCCGATAAGGACCCAAGGTGGAAAAAGGCGGATTCTAAGGTTTTTCTCCAAGAGGCTATAAATAGAATGAGGCAAAAAGGTTATCGCCTTATAAACCTTGACTGTGTTATTGTGGCGGACAAACCTAAGATAGCACCTTACAAGGATGCCATAAAGGAAAACCTCTCAAGGATGCTGGAAATAGCACCGGAGAATATTTCAATAAAGGGAAAGACAAGAGAAGGGTTTTGTAGAGAAGACGGGATTGCCTGTTTTTGCACTATCCTTTTAATACATGAAGGTTAACCTTGCACTTTCTGGCGGAGCATCTCGTGGCATAGCACATATAGGCGTAATAAAAGCTCTTGAGGAGCTGGGCTTTGAGATATCTGCGGTGAGCGGTGTAAGTGCTGGAGCTTTGGTGGGTGCCTTTTACTGCGATGGATACACTCCAGAAGAAATGCTAAGGGTTGTAAAGTCAAGGGACTGGCTCAGATACCTTAGACCCACTGTGCCAATGCTTGGGCTAATATCCCTTAGGGATGCGGAAAAGTATCTTAGGAATATGCTTTCTACAGACAGTATAGAAGGGTTAAAGAAAAGGCTCTTTATCGGTGCGGTAGACCTCAAGAGTGGCAAAACCTTGTATTTTAAAAGTGGGAGCCTGTTTCCAGTTTTGTTAGGTAGCTGTGCTTTACCTGGCATATTTGAACCTATAAGGTATAAGAATTACCTTCTCGTAGATGGTGGCATAACCAACAACTTACCTGTTGAACCTCTTCTTGGGATGGAAGGGTTACTCGTGGGTGTTGATGTGAACCCAAATACGCCACTGGAAAAGGTGGGAAATATCTTTCAAGTTCTTGTGCGGAGTTTCCTTTTGGCGGTTAGGTCTAACGCAGACAAAAGAAAGGAGCTATGTAATGTTTTAATAGAGCCTGAACTATACTCTTATTCACCACTTAGCCTTTTGAAAGCGGATGAGCTATATAAGCTTGGCTACGAAAAAACCATGCAGGTAATGAGAACCTATGTCCCATAACAGAGTGCTCATAGACCCTTCAGAAGGTAAGTTAAAGGTCGCACGTAAAGTTCTAAAGCTGGCATTCCCCATAATTTTGTCAAACTTGCTATACACAGTAGAGAGTGCCTTCTCTGTAATTTTGGTTTCCGGACTATCCGCCTCTGCGGTCGCTGCAGTTGGGTATTCCGCCAGCATGCTATGGTTTATATACTCCCTTATGGCTCTTGCCTATACAGGGACATCTGTGCTTGTAGCCCAAAGGGTTGGAGCTGGCAAAGACCCATCACCTGCACTCCTTTGGGGCATTATTCTTTCCTTCCTAATAGCACTCCCTCTTACCTTCTGGGGTAAGGACTTGGTTTCCTACCTTATGCTTACCTTTGGAGCATCTCAAACTGTGGCAAGCCTCGCAAGAGAATATTTAGAACCCGTATTTCTCTTTATAACCATTGGCTTTATCACCAACGCCATATATGCAGGCTATAACGGATACGGAGACACAAAAACACCCTTCAAGGTTGCCCTTCTTATGAATGTGGTCAATATAAGCTCCGCTTACCTTCTAATATACGGTAAGTTTGGCTTTCCAAGACTTGAAGTTGCAGGTGCAGGCTGGGGTATAGCCTTATCGGAAGTAGTGGGTCTTGCCTTTTATGTCTACCTTTACGCAAAGCACAGAAAGCCCTTTCCTGTCAAATTAAGCCTAAGAAAAGACATACTCCTTCAAATGCTTCGCATAGGCACGCCTACCGCCATAGAGAGAGGCTTTACAAGCCTTTCCTT contains:
- the folK gene encoding 2-amino-4-hydroxy-6-hydroxymethyldihydropteridine diphosphokinase codes for the protein MPLCYIAFGSNVGDRLNYIIKALELLKGYGSIKKVSTLYLSQPWGKTDQPVFINGVLEFETELNPIRLLEILKNIERQAGRKPRERWGPREIDLDILLYENHILMLSFLRIPHPYLTERDFFLFPLLELNPNLIHPASKVKLQEYASRLENNLTPFACLLPF
- the fabG gene encoding 3-oxoacyl-[acyl-carrier-protein] reductase, with amino-acid sequence MDLSGKTALITGSTRGIGKAIAQYLAKAGARVIITGRDQGRAEEVAKEIAQTYGVETLGVAMDMSEKDSITSAYERIESLFGGVDILVNNAGITKDKLFLRMSLEDWEEVLRVNLTGTFLITSLAVKGMLKKRWGRIVNISSVVGFTGNIGQVNYSSTKSALIGFTKSLAKELASRNITVNAVAPGFIETDMTSVLSDELKQAYLKNIPLGRFGKPEDVAGAVLFLCSDYASYITGEVLHVNGGMY
- a CDS encoding MATE family efflux transporter, which gives rise to MSHNRVLIDPSEGKLKVARKVLKLAFPIILSNLLYTVESAFSVILVSGLSASAVAAVGYSASMLWFIYSLMALAYTGTSVLVAQRVGAGKDPSPALLWGIILSFLIALPLTFWGKDLVSYLMLTFGASQTVASLAREYLEPVFLFITIGFITNAIYAGYNGYGDTKTPFKVALLMNVVNISSAYLLIYGKFGFPRLEVAGAGWGIALSEVVGLAFYVYLYAKHRKPFPVKLSLRKDILLQMLRIGTPTAIERGFTSLSFNIFVGLVAQFGDKALAAHQIGLRVESLSFMIGFGMMIASTTLAGQNYGAKNFKGLDYGVRVSAHTTALIMGLIGLVIALFPQQFSLIFTRDKEVINYAVYYLVIVALSQPQMAYASIFSGSLKGMGKTHIPLVVNFSSFWLFRIIPSIIFLKLLPSPIVPWVFMSIETTLRAIIFYWAYKREIKKNL
- a CDS encoding ribonucleoside-diphosphate reductase subunit alpha, with the translated sequence MYVVKRSGRKESLDISKIRIVIEFACRGIDVDPMELELDAKIQFRNGISTKEIQQLLIRTAAEKVSPQAPQWQYVAARLLLYDLYKEVGHIRGYKVKDKINGKYKPYNPDSFYRLVKTYAERGIYGDYLLREYTEEDFNTLARYIDPDRDLLFNYTGIKVLADRYLVRDEEGNIVELPQEMYMLVAMTLAIPEKKEERLKYAKLFYDLMSKHEISLATPTLMNARRTHTQLSSCFVLTVDDDLYDIFDNVQKAGQISKFAGGLGIYLGKIRATGAPIRKFKGASSGVLPVVKILNDVMIYVDQLGMRKGSASITLDIWHKDVLDFLEVKTNVGDERKKAHDIHPAIAIPDLFMKRLKNRQKWTLLDPYYCKKVKDGKNLEDFYGEEFERLYEKLERELPAHAKKEVDAFELWKRLLTVIFETGEPYIFFRDTANRLNPNKHCGMVYSSNLCHEIVQNMSTTIHIEDTLTEDGIIVHKKKAGDVVVCNLGSVNLGKVYTKEDMERVVPLLVRMLDNVISMNFYAIKEAEWTNKRYRSIGIGVSNYHYCLVKHGIQWESEEHLEFADALFERLAYYAIKGSMQLARERGRYELFEGSDWSKGIFFGRSAEENTRISKNGFDWVALAQEVKTYGMRNAYLIAVMPTGSTSLILGATPSVDPIFAKYYKEENMSGILPQVPPEIDKYFWHYKSAYNIDQEWVIRAAAVRQKWIDQAQSLNLYIDPENIDGPRLSRLYELAWELGLKTIYYTRSKSITDIEECESCST
- a CDS encoding patatin-like phospholipase family protein; the encoded protein is MKVNLALSGGASRGIAHIGVIKALEELGFEISAVSGVSAGALVGAFYCDGYTPEEMLRVVKSRDWLRYLRPTVPMLGLISLRDAEKYLRNMLSTDSIEGLKKRLFIGAVDLKSGKTLYFKSGSLFPVLLGSCALPGIFEPIRYKNYLLVDGGITNNLPVEPLLGMEGLLVGVDVNPNTPLEKVGNIFQVLVRSFLLAVRSNADKRKELCNVLIEPELYSYSPLSLLKADELYKLGYEKTMQVMRTYVP
- the ispF gene encoding 2-C-methyl-D-erythritol 2,4-cyclodiphosphate synthase; translated protein: MNIRIGLGFDSHAFEEGKPLKLGGVVIDFPLGLKGHSDADVLLHAITDAILGALGEPDIGQIFPDKDPRWKKADSKVFLQEAINRMRQKGYRLINLDCVIVADKPKIAPYKDAIKENLSRMLEIAPENISIKGKTREGFCREDGIACFCTILLIHEG
- a CDS encoding ribonucleotide-diphosphate reductase subunit beta, which gives rise to MERTIIFNPEGDREPSKRRIVFGNPTNIMELNSVKYQWAFDLYKTMGFTNFWIPEEIPMHEDRKQYEKELSEYERRAYEMVLSFLIALDSYQVNMLKEFARYITAPELVMALTSQEFQEALHSYSYQFILESVVDPRVADEIYNYWRQDKVLMERNRVIAELYNEFIRKPTEENFIKALFGNYVLESLYFYSGFAFFYTLGRQGKVRNTVQQIKYINRDELTHVTLFRNIILTLKEEQPELFTPEIEKWVYEFFKFATEKEIEWGKYVTQNQILGLNDYLIDRYIKYLSNLRLTQLGYKPLYPEVTENPMKWIDQFRTINDTKTDFFQAKPQTYAKRSELKW